One bacterium genomic window carries:
- a CDS encoding DUF1573 domain-containing protein produces the protein MKETRPRFQEQVDEYLIRHRSILDVLSKLQESTARVSRAVAKAVTSCGCVTVNAAKQQFPTDLSLAEVRAYLDTHVSGTLCERCREAVETEIGAALFYTAALCSIFTLDLDAIQKKEHSRVKSLGIFTLK, from the coding sequence ATGAAGGAAACTCGGCCGCGGTTCCAGGAACAGGTGGACGAGTACTTGATCCGCCACCGCAGCATCCTCGACGTCCTCAGCAAGCTTCAGGAATCCACGGCGCGCGTGAGCCGCGCCGTGGCCAAGGCCGTCACGAGCTGCGGCTGCGTGACCGTCAACGCGGCGAAGCAGCAGTTTCCGACCGACCTGAGTCTCGCGGAGGTCCGAGCTTACCTCGACACGCACGTGTCTGGGACGCTGTGCGAACGGTGCCGCGAGGCGGTGGAAACGGAGATCGGCGCGGCGCTGTTTTATACGGCGGCGCTGTGCAGCATCTTCACACTCGATCTGGACGCGATCCAGAAGAAGGAACACAGC
- the ispD gene encoding 2-C-methyl-D-erythritol 4-phosphate cytidylyltransferase produces the protein MYTDRRDPVSLLPAAVGAVVPAAGRGERFRGAVPKSLVPLHGRPLVQYALETLHRVEEVVAIVVVGPAYALGAMRELVASAGLDKVTAVVPGGADRQASVARGLEALPVAADLVLVHDGARPCASPSLARAVAAAAATAGAATAAVAVEETIKRGQEGWVASTLDRSQLYRIQTPQAFHRALLERAHREAARAGFHGTDDASLVERLGHPVRLVAGEPANLKVTVPEDLAVAEALLRRAGAPAQTARVGLGFDAHRFVEGRPLMLGGVEIPWPRGLAGWSDADAVVHAIMDALLGAAGCGDIGQHFPPGDPAYAGADSLALLGHVRDLLAARGWRAAHVDVVVMAEAPRLAPHIPAMRAAIGGVLGLGADAVNLKATTLEGMGALGREEGIAAQAVATLAPTAIGGRAG, from the coding sequence GTGTATACGGATCGGCGTGACCCGGTGAGCCTCCTCCCGGCCGCGGTCGGCGCGGTCGTGCCGGCGGCGGGACGCGGCGAGCGCTTCCGCGGAGCCGTCCCGAAGTCACTCGTGCCCCTACACGGACGTCCCCTGGTGCAGTACGCGCTCGAGACGCTGCACCGCGTCGAGGAGGTCGTCGCGATCGTGGTGGTCGGACCCGCATACGCGCTCGGTGCGATGCGGGAATTGGTGGCGAGCGCGGGCCTGGACAAGGTCACGGCGGTGGTTCCCGGCGGTGCCGACCGGCAGGCGTCCGTGGCCAGAGGTCTCGAGGCGCTGCCCGTCGCCGCGGACTTGGTGCTCGTGCATGATGGCGCCCGTCCGTGCGCCTCACCGTCACTCGCTCGCGCCGTCGCGGCGGCGGCCGCCACCGCGGGCGCGGCGACGGCGGCTGTGGCGGTCGAGGAGACGATCAAGCGGGGGCAGGAAGGATGGGTCGCGTCCACGCTGGACCGCTCGCAGCTGTACCGAATTCAGACGCCGCAGGCGTTTCATCGCGCGCTGCTCGAACGCGCGCACCGCGAGGCTGCGCGCGCGGGGTTTCATGGGACCGACGATGCCTCGCTGGTCGAGCGGCTCGGCCACCCGGTCCGGCTCGTCGCGGGTGAGCCGGCGAATCTGAAAGTCACCGTGCCCGAGGATCTCGCCGTCGCGGAAGCGCTGCTGCGTCGCGCGGGGGCGCCGGCGCAGACGGCGCGGGTCGGCTTAGGATTCGACGCACACCGGTTCGTGGAGGGTCGCCCGCTCATGCTCGGCGGCGTCGAGATCCCGTGGCCTCGCGGACTCGCAGGATGGTCGGACGCGGACGCCGTCGTGCACGCGATCATGGACGCACTGCTCGGCGCCGCCGGGTGCGGCGACATCGGGCAACACTTTCCGCCTGGCGATCCCGCGTACGCGGGCGCGGACAGCCTGGCGCTGCTCGGACACGTGCGCGACCTGCTGGCCGCGCGCGGGTGGCGCGCCGCCCACGTCGACGTCGTCGTGATGGCGGAGGCTCCGCGGCTCGCGCCGCACATCCCCGCGATGCGCGCGGCGATCGGCGGGGTGCTGGGCCTCGGCGCGGACGCCGTGAACCTGAAGGCGACGACGCTGGAGGGGATGGGCGCCTTGGGACGCGAAGAGGGGATCGCGGCTCAGGCGGTGGCGACCCTCGCGCCGACGGCGATCGGCGGCCGGGCCGGGTGA
- the cysS gene encoding cysteine--tRNA ligase → MTLKIYNTLARRKEEFAPLVPGRVAMYVCGPNLYGPSHVGHAMSFLVFDVVHRYLEYRGYRVTHVQNFTDVEDRIIETARQEGTTIQALAARYIDRFLREMDGLGIRRADHYPRATETVPKMIEIIQGLERRGLAYAVDGDVFFRVAAFPRYGRLSGRSLDEMQAGARIEVDPRKEHPMDFVLWKAAKPDEPKWDSPWGAGRPGWHIECSAMSISLLGPQLDIHGGGQDVVFPHHENEIAQSEGYTGKHPFVRYWVHNGLLRLTADQEKMTRHLGNIVSIREALQRFHPDTIRVFVLSSHYRSPTLWSDEALEAATRGAERLRTALENADDVLAGPSSQAGAPRDGAAEPDRVFAELGAALRAGPDAIRARFETAMDDDFNTPGGLAALFDLASAINRVVDAVAKRRVALGPDGRATLAGGVALLRELGAVLGLRLVATATPVQAASLYRLARELAQERPDLFDPARLAAMPAPAAVGDDGADAGGAQAPSADAVFQPLVELIAEGRMRARQAKDWATGDRVRARLAELGVLLEDTPGGFKWRVR, encoded by the coding sequence ATGACGCTCAAGATCTACAACACGCTGGCCCGACGGAAAGAGGAGTTCGCCCCGCTCGTCCCGGGCCGCGTGGCGATGTACGTGTGCGGACCCAACCTGTACGGGCCGTCACACGTCGGGCACGCGATGTCCTTCCTGGTGTTCGACGTGGTCCACCGGTATCTCGAATACCGCGGGTATCGCGTCACCCACGTGCAGAACTTCACCGACGTTGAAGACCGCATCATCGAGACGGCGCGGCAGGAAGGCACCACGATCCAAGCGCTCGCGGCGCGGTACATCGACCGGTTTCTCCGAGAGATGGACGGGCTCGGGATCCGACGGGCGGACCACTACCCGCGCGCGACCGAGACCGTGCCGAAGATGATCGAGATCATCCAAGGCCTCGAACGGCGCGGCTTGGCGTACGCTGTGGACGGAGACGTGTTCTTCCGGGTCGCGGCGTTCCCGCGCTACGGCCGCCTCTCCGGGCGGTCGCTCGACGAGATGCAGGCGGGCGCGCGGATCGAGGTCGATCCTCGCAAGGAGCACCCCATGGACTTCGTGCTCTGGAAGGCCGCGAAGCCGGACGAGCCCAAATGGGACAGCCCCTGGGGCGCGGGGCGCCCCGGATGGCACATCGAGTGCTCGGCGATGTCGATCTCGCTGCTCGGGCCGCAGCTCGACATCCACGGCGGCGGGCAGGACGTGGTGTTTCCGCACCACGAGAACGAGATCGCGCAGTCGGAGGGATACACCGGCAAGCATCCGTTCGTCCGGTACTGGGTGCACAACGGGCTCCTCCGGCTGACCGCCGACCAGGAGAAGATGACCCGCCACCTCGGGAACATCGTGTCGATCCGCGAGGCCCTCCAGCGCTTCCATCCCGACACGATCCGCGTGTTCGTGTTGTCGTCGCACTACCGCAGTCCCACGTTGTGGAGCGACGAGGCGCTCGAGGCGGCGACGCGCGGGGCGGAGCGTCTTCGGACCGCGCTCGAGAACGCGGACGATGTGCTCGCCGGTCCGTCATCGCAGGCCGGCGCGCCGCGGGACGGCGCCGCCGAGCCGGATCGGGTGTTTGCGGAACTTGGCGCCGCGCTCCGCGCGGGACCGGACGCGATCCGCGCACGGTTCGAGACCGCGATGGACGATGACTTCAACACCCCGGGCGGGCTCGCGGCGCTGTTCGACCTCGCGAGCGCGATCAACCGGGTCGTGGATGCGGTGGCCAAGCGCCGCGTGGCGCTCGGGCCGGACGGGCGGGCGACGCTTGCCGGCGGGGTCGCACTGCTGCGCGAGCTCGGGGCCGTCCTGGGCCTGCGCCTTGTCGCGACTGCGACCCCGGTGCAGGCCGCGTCCCTGTACCGGCTCGCACGGGAGTTGGCGCAGGAACGCCCCGACCTGTTCGACCCCGCGCGGCTCGCCGCCATGCCAGCGCCCGCTGCCGTGGGCGACGACGGCGCCGACGCTGGCGGCGCGCAGGCGCCGTCGGCCGACGCCGTGTTTCAGCCGCTCGTGGAGCTGATCGCGGAGGGGCGCATGCGCGCCCGGCAGGCGAAGGACTGGGCCACCGGCGACCGCGTGCGGGCGCGTCTTGCGGAACTCGGCGTGCTGCTCGAGGACACGCCGGGTGGGTTCAAGTGGCGGGTGCGCTGA
- the rlmB gene encoding 23S rRNA (guanosine(2251)-2'-O)-methyltransferase RlmB, which translates to MAGALKPSERPEDNVLLGPHAVLEALRAGRPMSRVLLSAGSHVRGPLEMIVREARARHVPVQSVDRRRLELLARGVRHQGVAAIAAEQALVGLDEVLARAGGRGEAPFLIALDGVEDPHNLGAVIRTAEAAGAHGVIVPRRRAAGLGPAAVRAAAGATAHLPVAGVANLVAALERLKADGVWVVGSDAGAAESYDSGSLVPPIALVVGGEGRGLHRLVRERCDRVVRIPLWGRVQSLNVSVAAALLLYEVARRRDAARTQSGMSR; encoded by the coding sequence GTGGCGGGTGCGCTGAAGCCGTCGGAGCGGCCGGAGGACAACGTCCTGCTGGGCCCTCACGCGGTGCTCGAAGCGCTGCGGGCGGGTCGGCCGATGTCGCGAGTGCTCCTGTCCGCGGGCTCGCACGTGCGTGGGCCGCTCGAGATGATCGTGCGGGAGGCGCGGGCCAGGCACGTGCCCGTGCAGTCTGTGGACCGACGGCGGCTCGAGCTGTTGGCCCGCGGTGTCCGGCATCAAGGTGTGGCCGCGATCGCCGCGGAGCAGGCGCTCGTGGGCCTCGATGAGGTGCTCGCGCGTGCGGGCGGGCGCGGGGAGGCCCCGTTTCTGATCGCGCTCGACGGCGTGGAGGATCCGCACAACCTCGGCGCGGTGATCCGGACCGCGGAGGCCGCTGGCGCGCACGGGGTGATCGTGCCGCGGCGGCGCGCCGCTGGACTTGGTCCCGCGGCGGTGCGGGCGGCCGCCGGCGCGACCGCGCACCTGCCCGTCGCCGGCGTGGCCAACCTTGTGGCCGCACTGGAGCGTCTCAAGGCGGACGGCGTGTGGGTCGTCGGCTCGGACGCGGGCGCCGCGGAGTCATACGATAGTGGGTCCCTCGTTCCGCCGATTGCACTCGTGGTCGGGGGAGAGGGGCGTGGGCTTCACCGGCTCGTGCGGGAGCGATGCGACCGCGTTGTGCGCATCCCGCTGTGGGGGCGTGTCCAGTCGCTCAACGTCTCGGTCGCGGCCGCGCTCCTGTTGTACGAGGTGGCGCGACGACGCGATGCGGCGCGGACGCAGTCCGGAATGTCTCGGTGA
- the sigH gene encoding RNA polymerase sporulation sigma factor SigH translates to MVVARRPVVIPSYQEMVDEQLVDCAKSGDEFAAEFLINKYRNFVRVKAKAYFLIGADREDIIQEGMIGLYKAIRDFRREKLSSFRAFAELCITRQIITAIKTATRQKHIPLNSYISLNKPIYDEDSDRTLLDVISSIKVSDPEELVINQEASQTMRERIRKNLSDLECRVLTAYLEGKSYQEMATELHRHVKSIDNALQRVKRKLERNLEGEEE, encoded by the coding sequence GTGGTAGTTGCGCGCAGGCCAGTCGTGATCCCGTCATACCAAGAAATGGTCGATGAACAGCTCGTGGATTGCGCGAAGAGTGGAGACGAGTTCGCTGCTGAGTTCTTAATCAACAAGTACCGCAACTTCGTCCGCGTCAAAGCCAAAGCGTACTTCCTGATCGGCGCCGATCGCGAGGACATCATCCAGGAAGGCATGATCGGCCTCTACAAAGCGATCCGGGATTTCCGCCGGGAGAAGCTGTCCTCGTTCCGCGCGTTCGCTGAGTTGTGCATCACCCGCCAGATCATCACCGCGATCAAGACAGCGACCCGGCAAAAACACATCCCGCTCAACTCGTACATCTCGCTGAACAAGCCCATCTACGACGAGGACTCCGATAGAACGCTGCTCGACGTGATCAGCAGCATCAAGGTGTCGGATCCCGAGGAGTTGGTGATCAACCAGGAAGCCTCCCAGACGATGCGGGAGCGCATCCGGAAGAATCTGAGCGATCTCGAGTGCCGCGTGTTGACGGCCTACCTGGAAGGCAAGTCGTACCAGGAGATGGCCACCGAGCTGCACCGGCACGTGAAGTCCATCGACAACGCGCTGCAGCGGGTCAAGCGCAAGCTGGAACGGAACCTGGAGGGCGAGGAAGAGTAG
- the moaA gene encoding GTP 3',8-cyclase MoaA has protein sequence MQDQYGRDIRDLRISLTDRCNLRCVYCMPEEMVFKPREEILTDDEILTILRAAAELGVRKVRLTGGEPTVRPALADLVRRVAAIPGIQDVAMTTNGVRLGALARLLAEAGLKRVNVSLDSLDPEKFRRITRWGNLQDVLDGLDAAEAAGLRPIKLNAVVVRGYNEGEVVDLARLTLQRDWAVRFIEMMPFGSVAGFQQNAYVPTAETMATIEAALGPLVPLDVTGYDPARTYRLGDAPGTLGFISSVSQPFCAQCGRLRLTAEGKLRLCLLRDDEVDLRTPLRAGATYDEIRERFRAAAYRKPWGHGLARNVIPRRRVMSQIGG, from the coding sequence ATGCAGGATCAGTATGGTCGGGACATTCGAGATCTGCGCATCTCGCTCACGGACCGCTGCAATCTGCGGTGCGTATATTGCATGCCCGAGGAAATGGTCTTCAAACCTCGCGAGGAGATCCTCACCGACGACGAGATCTTGACGATCCTGCGTGCGGCCGCGGAGCTCGGCGTGCGAAAGGTGCGCCTCACCGGCGGCGAGCCGACCGTGAGGCCGGCGCTCGCGGATCTGGTGAGGCGGGTCGCCGCGATCCCAGGTATTCAGGACGTCGCGATGACGACGAACGGCGTCCGGCTCGGCGCGCTGGCCCGGCTCCTTGCGGAGGCGGGCCTCAAGCGCGTCAACGTCAGCCTGGACAGCCTCGACCCCGAGAAGTTTCGCCGGATCACGCGCTGGGGCAACCTCCAAGACGTGCTCGACGGCTTGGATGCCGCCGAGGCCGCGGGGCTCAGGCCCATCAAGTTGAACGCGGTCGTCGTCCGCGGGTACAACGAGGGCGAGGTCGTCGACCTCGCGCGCCTGACCCTGCAGCGTGACTGGGCCGTGCGATTCATCGAGATGATGCCGTTCGGTAGCGTCGCGGGATTTCAGCAGAACGCGTACGTACCGACCGCCGAGACGATGGCGACGATCGAGGCCGCGCTCGGTCCGCTCGTGCCGCTGGACGTGACCGGATACGACCCGGCGCGCACGTACCGTCTCGGGGATGCCCCCGGGACGCTTGGGTTCATCAGCTCGGTCAGCCAGCCGTTCTGCGCGCAATGCGGGCGGTTGCGGCTCACGGCCGAGGGAAAGCTCCGACTGTGCCTGCTGAGGGACGACGAAGTGGACCTGCGCACACCGCTGCGCGCTGGGGCCACCTACGACGAGATCCGTGAACGGTTTCGCGCCGCGGCGTACCGGAAACCGTGGGGACACGGACTCGCTAGGAACGTGATCCCGCGGCGCCGGGTGATGTCCCAGATCGGCGGCTGA
- a CDS encoding STAS domain-containing protein — translation MIVVFDVMPWGRLLVPVEWGSDNPLHCTLDKRETINVVTVRGEVDLSNVHTLEDVCDQGLRSSSLPLIVDLSRVAYIDSTGLNTLIKVHDRCHARRVEFAVTFTSTLMWRIFSVLSLQQKIQIFPTVQAATEALHWSPPPKLNR, via the coding sequence GTGATCGTCGTGTTCGATGTCATGCCGTGGGGTCGTCTTTTGGTTCCCGTTGAGTGGGGAAGCGACAATCCCTTGCACTGCACGTTGGATAAGCGGGAAACGATTAACGTCGTGACGGTGCGTGGGGAAGTCGATCTCAGCAACGTGCACACCCTGGAAGACGTCTGCGACCAGGGACTCCGGAGCAGCAGCTTGCCGCTCATCGTCGATTTGTCGCGCGTGGCGTACATCGATAGCACCGGCCTGAACACGCTGATCAAGGTGCACGACCGGTGTCACGCCCGACGAGTCGAATTCGCGGTCACGTTCACGTCGACGTTGATGTGGCGGATCTTCTCGGTCTTGTCGCTCCAACAGAAGATACAGATTTTTCCGACGGTGCAGGCGGCGACCGAGGCGTTACACTGGAGCCCTCCGCCGAAGTTGAACCGGTAG
- a CDS encoding O-antigen polymerase encodes MSVSAPARTPGVVAAAGSGACSVIGILLWGCVWPAHAPLALGVAAVTALLWVPIVVAAGRGRIDPFEPAILVSFFYGMGFPVGAVMALAVGLEFDPAVSLAWFPAALGVAAIGLAAWLLGYYTGPGAGVARALPPVPPRWDGPKVAAGTAVLALVGWSAQILFVLKGGYLHTFRTQIATQWSTTAGWLAGFAIVALLFAATRHYERVRAGRPSRLWQAAFLALLVAQLAYALPSGWRQPALAALLVPVIAAHYMLGRIRWNLVVAAGLVAVLLIFPVLNVYRTALASEANTNLLHPSSASVGALRHAAVDTWHSLAGLGVVHLASLSVRTFAERLNMVQIVAAIVRRTPSEWPFAWGRTFEPFWTSLAPPRFLIRKPATSVGGVAFAHQYHLIHPGDTLTSVAPTRLGELYLDFWLPGVVLGMWIEGVLARLVYTYLIAARPGAPSPIGVILYGVFVLTFVEFTAFADYALMLKQFLVLFVLLMWMASSARERRVVTAPAAVAPEAGS; translated from the coding sequence GTGAGCGTCTCCGCACCGGCCCGGACGCCCGGCGTGGTCGCCGCCGCGGGGTCCGGCGCGTGCAGCGTGATCGGCATCCTCCTCTGGGGCTGCGTATGGCCCGCCCACGCGCCCCTCGCCCTCGGCGTCGCGGCGGTCACGGCGCTGCTGTGGGTGCCCATCGTGGTCGCGGCCGGTCGGGGGCGGATCGATCCGTTCGAGCCCGCGATCCTCGTCAGCTTCTTCTATGGCATGGGGTTTCCCGTCGGGGCGGTAATGGCGCTCGCGGTCGGGCTCGAGTTCGATCCCGCGGTGTCGCTGGCGTGGTTCCCCGCGGCGCTCGGCGTCGCCGCGATAGGACTCGCCGCCTGGCTTCTCGGTTACTACACCGGACCGGGTGCGGGGGTGGCGCGGGCGCTTCCGCCGGTGCCGCCCCGCTGGGATGGGCCGAAGGTTGCCGCGGGGACGGCCGTGCTCGCGCTGGTCGGATGGTCCGCGCAGATCCTCTTCGTGCTCAAGGGAGGCTACCTCCACACGTTTCGCACCCAGATCGCGACGCAGTGGTCGACCACCGCGGGTTGGCTCGCGGGATTCGCCATCGTTGCGCTGCTGTTCGCCGCGACGAGACACTACGAGCGTGTCCGCGCCGGACGGCCGTCGCGGCTCTGGCAGGCGGCGTTTCTGGCTCTGCTCGTCGCCCAGCTCGCGTACGCCCTCCCGAGCGGCTGGCGGCAGCCGGCACTGGCAGCGCTGCTCGTGCCCGTAATCGCGGCGCACTACATGCTCGGACGCATCCGGTGGAACCTCGTCGTGGCGGCCGGCCTCGTCGCCGTGCTGCTGATCTTCCCCGTCTTGAACGTCTACCGGACCGCCTTAGCCAGCGAGGCCAACACGAACCTGCTCCATCCATCCTCCGCGTCGGTCGGGGCGTTGCGGCACGCCGCCGTCGACACCTGGCACAGTTTGGCCGGGCTCGGGGTCGTGCACCTCGCCTCGCTGTCGGTGCGGACGTTCGCCGAGCGGTTGAACATGGTCCAGATCGTGGCCGCGATCGTTCGCCGGACGCCGTCGGAGTGGCCGTTTGCGTGGGGCCGCACGTTCGAACCGTTCTGGACCTCGTTGGCGCCGCCGAGGTTCCTCATCCGCAAACCCGCGACGAGCGTTGGCGGCGTGGCGTTCGCCCACCAGTACCACCTCATTCATCCCGGGGACACCCTGACGTCGGTCGCGCCGACGCGTCTCGGCGAGCTGTATCTCGACTTCTGGCTGCCGGGGGTGGTGCTCGGGATGTGGATCGAAGGCGTGCTCGCGCGGCTCGTCTACACCTATCTCATTGCGGCGCGCCCGGGCGCTCCCTCTCCTATCGGGGTGATCTTGTACGGCGTCTTCGTCCTGACCTTCGTGGAGTTCACCGCGTTCGCGGACTACGCGCTGATGCTCAAGCAGTTCTTGGTGCTCTTCGTGCTGCTGATGTGGATGGCGTCCTCTGCGAGGGAGCGGCGCGTCGTGACCGCCCCCGCCGCGGTCGCGCCGGAGGCAGGTTCGTAG
- a CDS encoding potassium channel family protein has translation MADVAGIAGVLIILIVLWDAFETMILPRRVTRRVRLTRMIIVSGWKFWRILARRTLHRPRREALLSYFGPLAVIALFGTWALGLIVGFALVQTAFGSRLATPEGAVRFSTDLYMSGTTFFTLGLGDVVPRSGPARFITVLESGLGLGFLALVISYLPVLYQGFSRRETRVSLLDAWAGSPPTAGELLRRLGPDGRDTLLAPFLQEWELWSAQLLESMISYPILGYFRSQHDNQSWLSALTAVLDACAVLISSVEGAPVRSASLTFAMARHAVVDLCQILGAPPRFPSRDRLPPTDLTRLWKQLGDAGVAMRNDAASAARLQELREMYEPYVHGLARRLLLPLPPWLPADGVRDNWQRTAWRSIGTEHDEPDDR, from the coding sequence ATGGCGGACGTGGCCGGCATCGCCGGTGTCCTCATCATCCTGATCGTCCTGTGGGATGCGTTCGAAACCATGATTCTGCCGCGCCGGGTGACGCGGCGGGTCCGGCTGACCCGGATGATCATCGTCTCCGGGTGGAAATTCTGGAGGATCCTCGCCCGACGGACCCTTCACCGTCCGCGCCGCGAGGCGCTGCTCAGCTATTTCGGGCCGCTCGCCGTGATTGCGCTCTTCGGCACCTGGGCGCTCGGTCTGATCGTCGGATTCGCGTTGGTGCAGACCGCGTTTGGATCTCGGTTGGCGACGCCCGAGGGCGCGGTGCGGTTCAGCACCGATCTCTACATGAGCGGCACGACGTTCTTCACCCTCGGCCTCGGCGACGTCGTGCCCCGTTCCGGTCCGGCGCGCTTCATCACCGTGCTCGAATCCGGCCTCGGCCTCGGGTTCCTCGCCTTGGTGATTTCGTACCTGCCGGTGCTGTACCAAGGGTTCTCGCGGCGTGAGACGCGGGTATCCCTGCTGGATGCCTGGGCGGGCTCCCCGCCCACGGCCGGCGAGCTGCTGCGGCGGCTGGGCCCGGACGGCCGGGACACGCTGCTCGCGCCGTTCCTCCAGGAGTGGGAGCTGTGGTCCGCGCAACTGCTCGAGTCGATGATCTCCTATCCGATCCTCGGGTACTTCCGATCGCAACACGACAACCAGTCGTGGTTGTCGGCGCTGACCGCGGTACTCGACGCGTGCGCGGTGCTCATATCCAGCGTCGAGGGCGCGCCGGTGAGAAGTGCGTCGCTCACGTTCGCGATGGCGCGCCACGCCGTCGTGGATCTCTGCCAGATTCTAGGTGCGCCACCGCGGTTCCCGAGCCGGGACCGCCTTCCGCCAACGGATCTCACGCGTCTCTGGAAGCAACTGGGCGACGCCGGGGTGGCGATGCGCAACGACGCGGCATCGGCCGCGCGGTTGCAAGAGCTTCGCGAGATGTATGAACCGTATGTGCACGGCCTGGCGCGACGCCTGCTCCTCCCGCTCCCGCCCTGGCTCCCCGCGGACGGCGTGCGGGACAATTGGCAGCGCACCGCGTGGCGAAGCATCGGCACGGAGCACGACGAGCCGGACGACCGCTGA
- a CDS encoding HlyD family efflux transporter periplasmic adaptor subunit gives MARRTWVFVVALIVVAAAVVYAMHYFSDAAVHPSTDDAYVQGDTVLVSAKIAGRVLRVSVQGSERVAQGQVLVELDPTDARIAAEQDLAAIRAAEANVAQARAALVTQQSQTAASVAQANATLAAADAHVPQTQTTVAIQERTLRQAVLQAEAQLSAAQGQAVSARSALATAQRTLSRDKTLLAQGAVAQQDVDQAQAAYDAAVAQDRGARDAVTQARAALASAEANQMQVEISRQDITGALAQRRQAQAGVASAQTGFDVTRERQAQLASAEAAVAQAQAQLAAVQEQLQDTRIVASVDGVVANQVPVQPGQVVQPGQTLLTIVRLHKWVEANFKETQLTRVRVGQPATVRVDLLRQTFHGRVERLGPATGAALSLLPPQNATGNFTKVVQRVPIRIALDDAPTDLQLGLSVEVTIDTTRNLATNAAR, from the coding sequence GTGGCGCGCCGGACTTGGGTCTTCGTCGTCGCGCTGATCGTCGTCGCCGCCGCGGTCGTCTATGCGATGCACTACTTCAGCGACGCCGCCGTTCATCCGAGCACCGATGATGCGTACGTCCAGGGCGACACGGTGCTCGTCAGCGCCAAGATCGCCGGCCGCGTCCTGCGCGTCTCCGTGCAGGGGTCCGAGCGCGTCGCACAGGGACAGGTTCTGGTCGAGCTCGACCCCACCGACGCGCGGATCGCGGCGGAACAGGACCTCGCGGCGATCCGGGCCGCCGAAGCGAACGTGGCCCAGGCCCGCGCCGCGCTGGTCACGCAACAGAGCCAGACCGCGGCGAGCGTGGCGCAGGCCAACGCGACGCTCGCCGCCGCGGACGCGCACGTGCCGCAGACGCAGACCACGGTCGCCATACAGGAGCGAACCCTCCGGCAGGCCGTGTTGCAGGCGGAGGCGCAGTTGAGCGCGGCGCAGGGGCAGGCGGTGTCCGCGCGCTCGGCCCTTGCAACCGCGCAGCGCACGCTGTCGCGGGACAAGACGCTGCTGGCCCAGGGGGCGGTCGCGCAGCAGGATGTCGATCAAGCGCAGGCGGCGTACGACGCGGCCGTGGCCCAAGACCGGGGCGCGCGGGATGCCGTCACGCAGGCGCGCGCCGCGCTCGCATCCGCCGAGGCCAACCAGATGCAGGTCGAGATCAGCCGTCAGGACATCACCGGCGCCCTGGCCCAACGCCGGCAGGCCCAGGCGGGGGTGGCGAGCGCACAGACCGGCTTCGATGTGACGCGGGAACGGCAAGCCCAACTCGCGTCGGCCGAGGCGGCGGTCGCTCAAGCGCAGGCACAACTCGCGGCCGTGCAAGAGCAACTACAGGATACCCGTATCGTCGCGTCGGTGGACGGCGTCGTCGCGAACCAGGTTCCGGTCCAGCCCGGCCAGGTCGTCCAGCCGGGGCAGACGCTCCTGACCATCGTGCGGCTGCACAAGTGGGTGGAAGCGAACTTCAAGGAAACCCAGCTCACGAGGGTCCGCGTCGGCCAGCCAGCCACGGTACGGGTCGATCTGCTGCGACAGACGTTCCACGGCCGTGTGGAGCGCCTCGGCCCCGCGACCGGCGCCGCGCTCTCGTTGTTGCCGCCGCAGAACGCGACCGGGAACTTCACCAAGGTCGTGCAGCGTGTGCCGATCAGGATCGCGCTCGACGACGCGCCAACCGACCTGCAGCTTGGGCTGTCGGTCGAGGTGACGATCGATACGACGCGGAACCTAGCAACGAACGCCGCACGCTGA